The following proteins come from a genomic window of Gemmatimonadota bacterium:
- a CDS encoding transglycosylase domain-containing protein, with protein sequence MSEGKKPSVWRRIWQGLVIAVGLFIFWLFAVWPPPLWYRVTFPRQTAFQAMRRRENPEAAQKRQYTPVRMSAIAPVMARAVLVAEDHRFYEHGGVDYVELRKALGYRRDSFNFTDAKDRKDLARAIVRSDLGDARGASTLTQQLAKNLYLSPSRNPLRKVKEVVTAWRLELWLGKDRILELYLNTAELGDEIWGVEAASRAYFGKPASRLTRVEAATLAGTLPAPTTSNPRERPGRMLWKRDWILGHM encoded by the coding sequence ATGAGTGAAGGGAAGAAACCGTCGGTCTGGCGGCGGATCTGGCAGGGGCTCGTCATCGCGGTCGGGTTGTTCATCTTCTGGCTCTTCGCCGTCTGGCCGCCGCCGCTCTGGTACCGGGTCACCTTCCCCCGGCAGACCGCCTTCCAGGCGATGCGCCGCCGCGAGAACCCCGAGGCCGCCCAAAAGCGACAGTATACCCCGGTGCGGATGTCGGCGATCGCCCCGGTGATGGCGCGCGCAGTCCTGGTGGCCGAGGACCACCGCTTCTACGAGCACGGCGGCGTCGACTACGTCGAGCTCCGGAAGGCGCTGGGCTACCGCCGGGACTCCTTCAACTTCACCGACGCCAAGGATCGCAAGGACCTCGCGCGGGCCATCGTGCGGAGCGACCTCGGCGATGCCCGCGGCGCGAGCACCCTCACCCAACAGCTCGCGAAGAACCTCTACCTCTCGCCGTCGCGCAATCCACTGCGCAAGGTGAAGGAAGTGGTCACCGCGTGGCGACTGGAACTCTGGCTCGGCAAGGACCGCATCCTCGAGCTCTACCTCAACACCGCCGAGCTGGGTGACGAGATCTGGGGCGTCGAAGCGGCGAGTCGCGCGTACTTCGGAAAGCCCGCTTCACGACTCACACGCGTCGAGGCCGCGACACTCGCCGGCACCCTCCCTGCCCCGACCACGTCGAATCCAAGAGAACGACCGGGGCGGATGCTGTGGAAGCGGGATTGGATTTTGGGGCATATGTAG
- a CDS encoding M28 family peptidase has product MKRILPVALLAVLALPLTAQVKNPGTSAPKAKAGAAKTVWPDEGPRTWAPRPTTPAIDANDLRTRLYQIADDSMMGREAGTLGSYKTTAYIAKEMTRLGLKPAGENGTFFQDVPFGPTGYDVKISELIADGRKLTPIIEWVPMTPSAVNGISNRMNAGATATVFGGRWGDTTALDAAAVAGKIVVFSPAPPAAPAAGGGRGGVPTVRDQRAQKAGAIGVLVAGLDAMPEAQRINAFTLRIALKPANPGDIAGVPAANISMAAAEGLLGGPLAQLKVGTVGKSVSGKWVSEWTMSKTPGRNVIAMLPGSDPKLKDEYVLIGAHTDHIGMVNGNPPEHDSLRAYNRVMRPQGANDRVATVTAEQWAQINALIAKARAVRPARPDTVNNGADDDGSGTVVLLEIAERFATEPAPARSMIFNFHIGEEKGLVGSKWFVDHPTIPLDKIVAAHNMDMLGKGRVTDVRYGGPASVQMLGSRRLSDNFGDVIDSLNAVRAEPMVIDYSWDRTNALNRFCRSDQVSYFNKQIPVTYFSLGYAVDYHMPTDEPQYIDYEHGARVGRFVAEIARTVANRPERLQLLPADKQDKSASCTR; this is encoded by the coding sequence ATGAAGCGAATTCTCCCCGTTGCCCTGCTGGCCGTCCTCGCCCTGCCGCTGACGGCGCAGGTCAAGAACCCAGGAACGAGCGCTCCCAAGGCCAAGGCCGGCGCGGCCAAGACCGTCTGGCCCGACGAAGGGCCCCGCACCTGGGCGCCGCGTCCGACCACGCCAGCCATCGACGCCAACGACCTCCGCACCCGGCTGTACCAGATCGCCGATGACTCGATGATGGGTCGCGAGGCGGGCACCCTCGGCAGCTACAAGACCACCGCGTACATCGCGAAGGAAATGACCCGCCTCGGGCTCAAGCCGGCAGGCGAGAATGGGACGTTCTTCCAGGATGTTCCCTTCGGGCCGACCGGTTACGACGTCAAGATCAGCGAGCTGATCGCCGATGGCCGCAAGCTGACGCCGATCATCGAGTGGGTGCCGATGACGCCATCGGCGGTGAACGGCATCAGCAACCGGATGAATGCCGGCGCGACGGCCACCGTCTTCGGCGGCCGCTGGGGCGACACCACGGCACTCGATGCCGCTGCGGTCGCGGGCAAGATCGTCGTCTTCTCGCCGGCCCCGCCGGCGGCTCCCGCCGCTGGCGGTGGCCGCGGTGGTGTCCCCACCGTGCGTGACCAGCGTGCCCAGAAGGCCGGCGCCATCGGCGTCCTGGTGGCCGGACTCGATGCCATGCCTGAGGCGCAGCGGATCAACGCCTTTACGCTGCGGATCGCGCTCAAGCCCGCCAACCCGGGCGACATCGCCGGCGTCCCCGCGGCCAACATCTCGATGGCTGCCGCCGAGGGGCTCCTTGGCGGGCCGCTCGCGCAGTTGAAGGTCGGCACCGTCGGGAAGAGTGTCAGCGGCAAGTGGGTCAGCGAGTGGACGATGTCGAAGACGCCGGGCCGCAACGTGATCGCGATGCTGCCGGGTTCCGATCCGAAGCTCAAGGATGAGTATGTCCTGATCGGCGCGCACACCGACCACATCGGGATGGTCAACGGCAATCCGCCGGAGCACGATTCGCTCCGCGCCTACAACCGCGTCATGCGGCCGCAGGGCGCCAATGATCGCGTCGCGACGGTGACCGCCGAACAGTGGGCCCAGATCAACGCGCTGATCGCCAAGGCGCGCGCGGTCCGCCCCGCCCGTCCCGACACCGTGAACAACGGCGCCGACGACGACGGCTCAGGCACCGTGGTGTTGTTGGAGATCGCCGAGCGCTTCGCGACGGAACCGGCGCCGGCCCGCTCGATGATCTTCAACTTCCACATCGGCGAGGAGAAGGGGCTGGTGGGCTCGAAGTGGTTCGTCGACCATCCGACGATCCCGCTCGACAAGATCGTCGCCGCGCACAACATGGACATGCTCGGCAAGGGTCGCGTCACCGACGTCCGCTACGGCGGTCCCGCCTCGGTGCAGATGCTCGGCTCGCGCCGGCTCTCCGACAACTTCGGCGACGTGATCGACTCGCTCAATGCCGTGCGCGCCGAGCCGATGGTGATCGACTACTCGTGGGATCGCACCAACGCGTTGAACCGCTTCTGCCGCTCCGACCAGGTGAGCTATTTCAACAAGCAGATCCCGGTCACCTACTTCTCGCTCGGCTACGCGGTGGACTACCACATGCCGACCGACGAGCCGCAGTACATCGACTACGAGCACGGCGCGCGCGTCGGCCGCTTCGTCGCCGAGATCGCGCGGACCGTCGCCAATCGCCCGGAGCGCCTGCAGTTGCTGCCGGCCGACAAGCAGGACAAGAGCGCGAGCTGCACGAGATAG
- the dnaN gene encoding DNA polymerase III subunit beta has protein sequence MKFTITREQLSEGVSAVSAAVPSKTTLPVLANILLEATKDGLRLSGTDLDIAVSTTVPASVDQEGAITLPARKLQELVRELPSAGIRFTTQGEQRVTIECGRSKFKLLGLPREEFPAFPQVTFDGASRTTARDLQKLVAHVAFAASTEESRPILNGVLWQLTADRMRMVATNGHRLAKMEVPLQGGTAQPAELIVPPKALEQFRKLFGADDEIEIGRSDNHLGFKSATTQVFTRLIEGPYPNYEQVIPRENDKFATVEKATLIAALRRMSIVASDQTHRIRMSFGDGSCRLSVTTPDLGEAQEEITVSYEGEPLDIGFNANYLLEVLKYMPTEEVRLTFKAPERAATVEPVGWDDPAAYLTLVMPLRLID, from the coding sequence ATGAAGTTCACCATCACGCGGGAACAGCTCTCCGAAGGCGTCAGCGCCGTCAGCGCTGCCGTGCCGTCCAAGACGACGCTCCCCGTGCTCGCCAACATCCTGCTCGAAGCCACGAAGGACGGGCTTCGGCTCTCCGGCACCGACCTCGACATCGCCGTGAGCACCACCGTGCCGGCGTCGGTCGACCAGGAAGGGGCGATCACGCTGCCAGCGCGGAAGCTCCAGGAGTTGGTGCGCGAACTGCCGAGTGCCGGCATCCGCTTCACGACCCAGGGTGAACAGCGGGTCACGATCGAATGCGGCCGGTCGAAGTTCAAGCTGCTCGGATTGCCGCGCGAAGAATTCCCGGCGTTCCCGCAGGTGACCTTCGATGGCGCCTCGCGGACCACCGCCCGTGACCTCCAGAAGCTCGTGGCACACGTCGCGTTCGCTGCCTCGACCGAGGAGAGCCGCCCGATCCTCAACGGCGTCCTGTGGCAGCTCACGGCCGACCGGATGCGGATGGTGGCCACGAACGGTCACCGGCTCGCGAAGATGGAAGTGCCGCTCCAGGGTGGCACGGCGCAGCCGGCCGAGTTGATCGTGCCGCCGAAGGCGCTCGAGCAGTTCCGGAAGCTCTTCGGGGCGGACGACGAGATCGAGATCGGCCGCTCCGACAACCACCTCGGCTTCAAGTCGGCGACCACCCAGGTCTTCACCCGACTGATCGAGGGGCCGTACCCGAATTACGAGCAGGTCATCCCGCGCGAGAACGACAAGTTCGCGACCGTGGAGAAGGCCACCCTGATCGCCGCGCTGCGCCGCATGAGCATCGTCGCCTCCGACCAGACCCACCGGATCCGGATGTCCTTCGGCGACGGCTCCTGCCGCCTCTCGGTGACCACCCCGGACCTCGGCGAGGCGCAGGAGGAGATCACCGTCTCCTACGAGGGCGAACCGCTCGATATCGGCTTCAACGCCAACTACCTCCTCGAAGTGCTGAAGTACATGCCGACCGAGGAAGTTCGTCTCACCTTCAAGGCGCCGGAACGGGCCGCGACGGTCGAGCCGGTGGGCTGGGACGACCCGGCCGCCTACCTCACACTGGTGATGCCGCTGCGACTGATCGACTGA